TGCGCCCTTCCTCTGGAGTAACACCATGAATGGGACTGTCAGTCTTGGGGGAGAAGATTCCTCTTAAGCTACTCTGGTAAATAGCAGCGTGGGCAGTATGAGATGATTAcctcagttattttaaaaaatacgtgtGTTTTTCTCCAGTTACTTTCCCACTTAAAACTAAATTTGATTTGGCAACTCAAGAAGTTAGTAATGCTcaggtttctgttttgtgtacaaatattttgaattcaaagTGTTATCAGTTAAACTTTTAAATTAGAAAGTTTAGAATAACTGCTCCCCAGATGGAAACGTACCCCACCCCCTTGATGTCGTCAAGAACCTCTATCCCTGTACAGAGTCACTTTCATTCTCaagtgtcttttgaagaacaggagtttgactttttttttttcaaatggacatactggggattgaacccaggaccttgtgcacactaggTATgcgctcaaccactgagctatactccccacccccaggagttTGACAATCTTTAAACACATTCACATCAGTACTTGCCATCAggacagtggttattctgcaaaaGAAAGCGTGTAGCAAAACTTGTTGAGAACTGTCTAGATTCCCTCCAGCATTTTCATGTAAATGAGACATAAAACAAAACTTACCTgtaattggggttttttttccaaaatcctTCATCAGCTTTTACTTTTGATGATTTATTCTGTTCTTCTGAAAAACTTTTGATGTTCTTAATGGTTCTAATCATTTGTTTAATCAGAAATACTAGACATTTATTACAACACCAACTTTCTTCACTGTCTATGGTTACAAATTTCAAGTCTCAAATACAGTAAAATCTCAAATATACTTTAAACATGTGTCAGCAGTGTACTAGCTAAAGCAGAGGCTGGGACTGTAAAGCACACTTCCCATCACTTTCCTGCTACTGATCATCTCATCTCATTAAATGTTACGAACTTCCTCCTGGGTTAGGTCTCACAGGACTTAAGACATCTACCAGGTTACACCAAACAGCTTACCTGAGAGTTAAGTTTATGATTAAAATTTATGAGCAAACTTTTTCAGAACCTGGTGGGGATACAGCACAATATGAGAGATGACATTTGCTTTAAGTTACCTGCAACCTTATCGGTGAAGGACATTTCtaggagaggagggtatagctcagtggtagagtgccagcttagcatgtacgaggtcctgggttttaaaaaaaataataaacaaacctaattacactcTCCCCCTGcccgaaaagaaaaaaaaacaaaaataatgaaaaaaaatacttaaaaaaagaagacccaGAACATTACTACCAAAATGTTTAACTGCTAAACGCACTGGATTTTAATCATTAGAAATCATTTCTCTCACAGACATGTTTGTCAGGGTTCAAGTACTATTATCAGCATGTCCCcgttacttttgttatttttttccaatgGATATATCCTCTAGTTACAGAGGTGGTTTGGATAAGGATAATATTTAGACTCGATGCCTTTGAAAAGCAGATTATAAATGAAACCAAAGCTAGGAATTTCCTTACATTAAACGTAAGTACCATCTGCAGGAAGAACAGCAGCCTTCCTGCCGTGGCCTGGAAATGCTAAAGCAGACTCGGCTTAACCCACGAGTCTTAGCTCCCGTGATGTTCCCAGGCCGTTGCTGTTTCCTTACTGAAGACTGCTTGAAGCTTTTATTTCTGCTAAGGCCATTTTCCTAACAGTAATGTCACAGTTACAAAGGATATATTCATGCTGCTACACATGTTCTTGAACTtctgatgggaaaggaaaaaaattaaaaatgcagatcTTCTGTTCATTCAGCTACAGTAGTAAAACAACTGTGCCCAGTTTGTTTAATTTTGCAtaacaagtttatttttaaaaggtatatagacaataaacaaagaaaacactCAACCAGATCTTAACTTCAGCCAAGTATTATCTATCCTAGAACTGTTCCATCAAGTTCCAGTCTCTAAACATCGTAAATTCAATAATCATCGTCTTCATCAGAGTCCATTACTTTTCTTCTGTTGAACTAGGGGGGAAATTAAATGAGCATCATAACATGTTTAATAAAGTATAACTCATTTTCTGAGAAGACAAATTTCTACTACTATAGCAAGACATTCTTGTCTTTAAAACAACGTTAAGTGTTTAAGATCTAAGGGGAGGGGAAACAACAGAAGAGCCTTAAAAATAGACTCTCAATATATGCAGCCTTTCTCCCCAAACTTCCCTGTTGTAAGATGAAAATGTCTGTGGGCTGAAATATCTTTTTTGACACAGTAGACGCATAtgcaatgcttttttaaaaatatcaaccctTCTTTTGCCGTGTGCATTTGGGGAAACTTACTTTaactgttgttttcttttctgtttgttggcTTACTTTTTCGAGGATTTCTATTAAACCTTGTTCTGATACCTAGAAtaaccagaaagaaaaacagtactttttaaaaaacaaagaactgaCCTCAGCAGACTGAATCATTTCAGTCCTTCCAGGGTGTGGGCGTAGAGGTCAAGAGGGAAGGAGAGCGCGACAGCGGGCTGAAACTACTGGCCATAACTCTTGGTTTAAGTTCCACATAACATCTACTCTGCTGGCCTTCATTTGAGACGGGAGGAAAAGTATTCATCAGTTAGCTTCCTTGGAACACCCAAAGTTAAACAGGTATCTCAGAACACCTTTATCAGCACTAGCAGACAAGGACACCACCTACACCACTATCTTAAGTGTCAGGGATAGAGACACAGCTTCTGCCCCTGAAACCTCGAGAAGTTAAGAAGCAGGAGACAAGTCAGTCAAAAAAGATGAACCACTGTTCGTCTCTTCCACACACATTCTCAGTGAAAGGGGTTCAGTGGGGGCTGATCCCTGCAGGTTGGCGGCAGCAGAGGGCTTCCCAGTGCAGGTGAGGCTCGTCTGGATCTTGAAGGCACAGCTCCGGGTTGCCAGAATGTCCCACCATGCCATTACAGCAATGCACATAATAACCAGGAATTTCAGCACCtcctcatttgcaaaacaagCATAACTTTGCCTATGAATTAGCATTATTGACAACCCTTGTTTCCAGTGTAGAAGCAGCTTAAGCTGGCAGCCCCTAACAGTCACTGGTTCCCATATATGGAACGCTAACAAGGTTCCACAGTGACGTCAGGAAGGAAGCAGAGGattttgggaaaaataaaaggtaTCTTTCAGGATCTACAGTAGATACAACTATTCTCTCCTTTAAAAACAAGAATTCTGTAGCCAGAAAAAGATGAAATTGACCTTCTGAAGATATGTTTTGAGAAAGTAGGTAACAACAGGTTAAAACCGCCTCCAGGCAGTCCAAGCTTACCTTCCCACTTAGTTGTCCATATCGTGCCATCTGTATGAGGTAATTCTCTACTGCTTTAGTTTTCTCAGGCTTTACAAGTGCTAAGTTActtactaaaaaggaaaaaaaaaatagacacacatACCCAAAAAGAAGTCAAAATTAAATGTCTTAACATTACACCTAGTAACTAAGCACTGACGTTTCCAAAGCACTTCATACTTACATCTGTCTTGAGACTAGcaaggcagagggcaggggctaCTGTTATTCCTCTTAAAATGAGGAAACTTAAGTCTGGCTGTGTTAAACTCAGTTAAGACCACACAGAGGTAGTGGTAGAGCTAAGATTAAACCTGCATCCTCAGATGCTAAGCCCCatgctttcaaatatatatatgtgtgtttgtgtatatatttattttttaatacatataatcacatatatatgatTGCCTTCTGGAAAGCAATTTACATATCACTACGAATACATACTCGCAGTGATCCATCTAAGGCTGCCTCTTCCAAGCTGGGCTTCAAGTTACAATACAGGAGATGTTGGTTCATTCTGAATTggctcatttaattttttttctacctgattttcatt
This genomic interval from Vicugna pacos chromosome 9, VicPac4, whole genome shotgun sequence contains the following:
- the PDCD5 gene encoding programmed cell death protein 5 isoform X1, which encodes MAEEELEALRKQRLAELQAKHGDPGDAAQQEAKHREAEMRNSILAQVLDQSARARLSNLALVKPEKTKAVENYLIQMARYGQLSGKVSEQGLIEILEKVSQQTEKKTTVKFNRRKVMDSDEDDDY
- the PDCD5 gene encoding programmed cell death protein 5 isoform X2; the encoded protein is MSSPDPGDAAQQEAKHREAEMRNSILAQVLDQSARARLSNLALVKPEKTKAVENYLIQMARYGQLSGKVSEQGLIEILEKVSQQTEKKTTVKFNRRKVMDSDEDDDY